atccccgcaccacTCAGTCTGAAGTTGAAGTGTAGCGCATATTaaatctccagagcatagctcagagcatgccagatgctttcaccaatctagcgcgcgtgacaagatcacatattccagctgcgaatacgcctgcaaagatagatgtaccaaatgtacgacggactaccctcctggaagcccgggacgccaattctggtgatccacgtacattagcggctagccaattatctgcccctacacaaaagcgtggcagaccccttggttcaaaggattcacacccccggaagaggaaaaccatggcacaaggtcctgaagagcctaccgtgaatctgactatcgcttactcattttacccaactcatgaggaaattctagattatggaatcGTCTTTGAAGAGACaaatcctcctcccgagaatcgtgagatttcgatctattatgctagcttagatgatgtgtggcgtagaaatgagatgattgtcgacgatgcattagcatttgcagtagctactgagatcatgttgagcgatgacattgaaccgcgttctgttgatgaatgtcgacgtagagctgattggtcaaactggaaacaagcaatccaagttgaacttgattcacttgcgaaacgtaaggtgtttggacttgtagttcctactcctccacatgtgaagcccgttggctaagtgggttttcgttcagaagcgtaatgagaagaacgaaattgtgcgttacaaagctcgtcttgtagcacaaggtttctcacaacgccccgggattgactatgacgaaacttactcacccgttatggatgtgattacttttcgataccttatcagtttggtagtttccgaaaaactggatatgcagctgatggacgtagtaaccgcgtatctctatggggatcttgatacaaaaatttatatgaaagttcccgaaggacttacattgactggttcaaatatttccaaaccccggtttgaaacaatccggaagaatgtggtataactgtctgagtgagtatttgactagtcagggatatgtgaacaacgaattatgcccttgtgtgttcattaagaagtcacattccagatttgcgattgttgcagtatatgtcgatgacatgaatctcatcggaactcctgaagagctcgcgagaactgcttcacacctgaagtcggaatttgagatgaaagatctaggaaagactcgatactgtctcggtctcgagatagagcattgttcggatggaatcttagtacatcaatcgaactacacccagaaggtgttacgccgttttaatgaggataaagcgaagtcttcgagtactcctatggtcgttcgtacgctagatgcaaagcgagatcccttccgtccgaaggaggatgatgaagagattttggagcctgaagttccttatctaagtgcgatatacgctttattgtacttagctcaatgcactagacccgacatctccttcgctgttaatcttttggcaagatacagcaatgcaccaacacgcagacattggactggcgtgaaagacatcttccgttaccttaagggtactacggatttgggcttattctatccctacgaatcctcaaGTGATGctgcaccctatgctcatcgggttgattctcgccttgttggttatgccgacgctggatacttatctgatccgcacaaggcgtgTTCTCAAAcgagttatgtctttaccgttggaggcaccgcaatatcttggaggttaactaaacagaccttagttgccacttcgtctaaccatgctgaaattctcgccttacatgaagcaactcggaaATGCtattggttgagagcagtaatgggccatattcgaagctcctgtgatcttcatcccgccgttaatgccccgacgacgatttttgaagacaacgcagcttgcatcgaacagctcaagaagggttacatcaaaggagacaacaccaagcatattgcgccaaagttcttctttacacatcaacagcaagagcatcagaagattgaagtcacgcaaatccgatcacaagacaatttggctgacctcttcaccaaatcactaccgaatgcgacgtttcagaagcttgttcatggaattggtatgcgtaaactttctgagttgtaactttgctatttctctttggaattatgtcaaactaagggggagtatcttctggatacttgcttgatcttaatgtactctttttccctacgattaggagcatttttcccactgggtttttgctacctaactaggttttaatgaggcacccaccttgggttggtcatatccctgatgacgtcctgtagacgtttcttttgactttgcatttctcacgcatttttccttagactatggattttgtccctacttgggtttttgccatagccttagggttttttagtgagacttactacttatgcaagttcctacctcattgagaataagcgttgttccttggaatcagtaccgacgagtcgacttcctcaacttctgcatgatgctgaatctatcttaagtatttgcacactcaagggggaatgttgtaaacattcctagaataagtatgattgtgtaaatcctagattagatttgattctaattatcctttcctattacaacttgtattacttggaggagaaggaatatcttctctccctttactactataaataaaggcacaatgtaggagggataacaacacacacattcccctacaattctacaaacacacatctctctcctctctctctctgccgtcagccctagtctctctgtcagataaaaatagaccacaacattaattaaattattaaaagaaACAGATGTTTTATTAACGAAATTGAAAAACGAAACCCCTCGTTCAAAACGCTCCtacatttttcaaaagtttatttgtttttatttctatttttttttttttttaagtcgcGAGGAATGTATTTGGCACCAACACCATGTGCCTCCACACATCACTCTTTATCACGTGGGGCAACTTTGCCACCATACACGTACAGACATACCCACTTTGTCTTCCTTTTCGTCATCTTCAATTGTGCTTTCCCTTCCTGTCCCAAATCTTGTCACAGTTTCATCACCATGTATTCCGCTTGACTAATCACTATTAAACAATTCCACCAATTGCATAAATTACCAAATCAAATGGTTGGTGAAAATTTGACAAACTTGAACTTTGTTAGACACTTTTATTCAACAACAAATTAAATTGGTTTCTTCATTTACGACATATCAGCTCTGCAAACATGCCTCATTGAATTAGGTTATTTACGTGTTCATGTGCAACTCTTGCACGACCTGTTTTTGACTTGTTAATAagattattttgataatttaacaaaaaaaattaagcacCCATTATTTTCTTACCCTCTCATTCTCGTGCTAAGATAATGGATTTAGGTATAATGTGGGTCCAAATTACTTTTCAACGTGATTATTCTTGAAAAAGTATTGGTCGTTCCCTTTTCTCTCCGTGTGAGagttccttctctcttcttgaGAGTTTTTCCACCTTCTGTGTGTGAGTGATTTCCCCTCTGGTTAAACTTGTTGCTGACGACCCTCGCCATGAGAGTTCCTTCTCTCTTCATGAGAGTTTTTCCACCTTCTGTGTGTGAGTGATTTCCCCTCTGGTTAAACTTGTTGCTGACGACCCTCGCTGTGGCGGGGGTCGGAGGCAAGCCTTTTCTTTTGCTGTTTGTTTCTTAGTTTTTATGTTAATTTCCTCCCCAGTTCTTCTTGTTTCAACCCAGCTGTCTCTACCCCAGGCCTGTCTTCCCCGTCTTCTGTCTTTTCGATCTGCAGTCAGATCTCAACGCAAAATTTTGCGATCCTTCGAGAGGGTGCGTAGAGCTCCGGTGATCTCATCGGCTCGTGTGTTTTCAACACCACCTCCCTCTCTTTGTCTGCCTTCGTTGGCACTGTCGTTCGGGGTGTTCCCTCGGACTTCTTTCACTTTCTGGCTGAGATCGGGACGATCGGAGCAAGTGGGGCGATCGGGATGGCTTTCTTGGCTGGGTTCTGCGGAGTTACTCGAGTGGATTTGGCGTTGGCTGGCGGCTTGGTTCTGGGTTGATCGGACTAATTTGCAGGCGGTGGTTGCTGGGATTGAGAAGCATCTTTTGTTCTGTATCTTGTGTTGGGCTCTGTTGTTGAGCTTTGTTGGGCTTGTTGGGAGGTTCGGTTGTTTGTGTGTTTGGTTCTTTTTGTTTGTGGGCCTCTCTCTGTAATATGTGTTTGTAATAAAACTGTCTCCTTTCTTCGGAAaggttttttcaaaaaaaaaaaaaaaaggtataatgtataaattttttaatagcTGCAAATAGTTTGAAGTTTTAGGTTCATCTCCCTCCCCTaacataaaatattaaaactGCCACTTTGTAACctaagaggtcttagattcgaataTCGTATATGACGAGTTTGACACCATTTATTCCCATTACCACTTATGGCGTGTTTACGTAACCGTAATCAAAATataggaattggattgaggaggaattgaattgagaaggAATTGGATTGAGAAGGAGTCACAATCGGATTACTGTTGAAGCCGTTTACTTAAATGTTCTAAAATCGGAGTATGAATGAACGCTTTAgttcatataagttgtttactaatttagATGAATCGGAATATAAATCAATAAGATTACTGAAATGcctttattgtttttgttttattttatcctatatttatttttaataacattTTAGTTAGGAGTTAAGATCGAAGAGCAAACATTTAACAAatgtttttacattttattaccCTGTAGAAGCACATCTATCTCTATTtgattttaagaagaaaaaacacatttcataaaagtaatttatTAAAGACAAAAATATATTGCAATAAGTAGTAAGAAGAAAAGAGGTCAGAACCCTCTTTGGTTCTCAAAATAGGACGGTCTCCGTCCTCaggggtaaaaaaaaaaattgttcttcGTCCTCTTTGGTTCTCAAAACAGAGGTGCGAAGGAACCCATATATCTCTCTCATTCTGGGTTTTGTTAGAAACTTGATTCTCATGATTGTTTTGATTTGTATCATTGTATGTggttttgtatttgtttgtgttTGATTCTCATTGTATGTGTTTGCACCGCCATCGCCGTTGGAGCTCACCGTGAGTTGATAAAGACGAAATTGCAAGACTCTGTGATGGGTTGGAAAGGTGAAGTTGTTGGGGTACTTTCGGATTAGCCAAAAATCATGAGGGTCGTTTCGGTATAAAAGTTAGAATCCGGATGAAGAGTTTCTCCAGGAATCCAAATACCAGGtctcttctaggaatccaaatCCGAGAATTTCCGGAGTGTGATTCCGGATTTTAGATCGACCCCATGTGTTTTTGATTCCCTACAATTTTAGTAAACAACGGAATGACTTGGAAACAATGCAATTCCGATTCCTTTATTTCAATTCCAGTTTGGTAAACACACCATTAGTATATACAACTTTCCTCTAAGGTCATTACACCctgttaaaaaaatttattgacctctacttaaaaacacaaaatattgaTCGATCCAATTTTATTTCTAGTAACATTTTGTGCCCTCAACCAAATTACccatatgatttttattttattttaaaatgacTAGTTGATGGCTTCACCACGGCAGTCTTCCCTTCCGAAGGTAGAATGACTCCCCTGAGTTGAATCCAAAACGTACCTCGTGAAATACGGGTTTAGAATTTATCCCTAATTACTTGCTTTTGTTACCCATATGATATACATTGAATGTTTAACCAAAATTTAATATGTTTACAAATGGTGACTACTACAGCACAAACCTAACCGTGAACATCTCAGATTTCCGGAGTCTCCATCAAACTGGAACCAACTTTCTTAAAGGCCAAATTATTTgtcttcaaaattcaaaatttcaaaattaaacAACTCCTAAATACGTCATTTGTCatttttcttcttgattttgtaatcaaaacccaaaattatACACTTCACAGTGACAAATATTTGAGTGGGCCCATCATATTTAATTGAGGGGGGCCCAGATTTACCCATAATTAGTTTAAATGCGCAGATTAATTGAAATTTgacctaattaaaaaaaacgacACTAATTAAACCCAGGTTAATAGAAACAAGGAAGAATATATCCGTAATATCTGGTAACAATAGGGGCAATAATTTAAACCGGGTTCCgtttcaaattattttaaaagatcAGCGAGGTGAGGACTCTTTGTCGATTCATAACGGTCGGGAATTAAACCATCTCTGCAAACGGATATTTATTTTAGTTGACGGCGTTAAATAGACGCGTCAATGCCGTCCTCAGAATTTCACACGCTCCCGTTAACGTCTCTTGAAAATTAgcctaatttatatttttaattaagatattattattttatttttgagctCCAAACACAAATTAGGAAACCCTCAAAACACAGTCCCTCGTTAGTCTTTCTTGTTTCtcacagctctctctctctctatactcTACGACTacgactttctctctctagggaCCGCCATCGCCATTGCTTCAAGGACCTCTCTGGACTTGCAGTCCGGCCGGCATTTCGATTTCACTGTaagtttcttcttcattttttcttcattaattctgcttttttgtttgtgttttccGATTTCTTCGGTTGAATCGCGCACATTTTGGTTTCAGTCCTCCGTTTTCCATCATTTTCCGATTCGAATCTGTATATTGGGTGAATTCAGAATTGCATTGCTCGAATTTGTTTGGCGATCGATCGTTGACTCAAAGATAGGAAATTCAAATTATCCTATTAATATGGACTCATCTTGAgtgattatatatatgtgtgtatgtgtgtgtatatatatatatatatctgtgtgtgtatgtacGTATGTACACTGGTACTGATGAGTGAAGGATTTCAGATTCAGAGAGCAACAGAGCTATGGATTCCTCACAGTCCCAACAGAGAAGAGGAGGATTGGTGTCACTATCACCCTCGCAGACGCCAAGGTCGAGCGACAAGTCGGTGCGAGATCTGCGATCCGGGGATTCGAATTCGACAAACAGGCATGAGAAGGAAAAGGGTGTCAATGTGCAGGTCCTTGTGCGTTGCAGGTGAGTCGGATTTCGAGTTGAGTTCAGCGAGATGTTGTCTGAGTGAGTGAGTTAATCCATTAGTTTGCGTTTGTAGGCCATTGAGTGAAGATGAAATGAGAGTGCATACGCCGGTCGTGATTTCTTGCAATGAGAGTAGAAGAGAAGTTGCTGCAATTCAGAATATAGCTAACAAGCAGATTGATAGAACTTTTGCGTTTGACAAGGTTTGTGGCTTGGAATAGTGAAACTTAAATTTCTTGTGTGTCTTCTCCTTCTAATTATGCACTAGGGTCTTATTAGATGAAGGAATTCATGGATTTTGATCGATTTTGGGTTCCCAAAGTTCCGAAATATAAATAAGGATTtatcctaaattttttttgctaCTTGTTATATGTTTCCTGTTGTTATGCTACTTGTTATATTCTTTCTTTGCGCTGGTAAGTGATCAGAAAGTTGGATAGTGTTGTTTAGGTCTTTGGTCTGGCATCCCAACAGAAGGAACTGTATGATCAAGCTGTGGCGCCTATCGTAAATGAAGTTCTTGAGGGATATAACTGCACTATCTTTGCCTATGGTCAGACAGGGACGGGAAAAACATACACTATGGAAGGAGGAGCAAGAAAGAAGGTTGGTTTGTGACTTTAGAATAGTCGGCACTCTGTATGTTACGTTATGATATTCTTTTTCATAATATCCTAATtggattttgtgatttttgtaGAATGGGGAGTTTCCAAGTGATGCGGGTGTTATCCCAAGAGCTGTTAAACAAATTTTTGACATTTTAGAAGCTCAGGTTGCTGAGTATAGCATGAAAGTCACATTTTTAGAGCTGTACAATGAGGAGATAAGTGATCTTTTGGCCCCTGATGAGAACATGAAGTTTGTAGATGACAAATCAAAGAAACCCATAGCTCTCATGGAAGATGGAAAGGGTGGTGTTTTTGTAAGAGGCTTGGAAGAAGAGATAGTGTGCACAGCAAATGAAATTTATAAAATCTTGGAGAAGGGATCGGCAAAAAGGCGTACAGCTGAGACACTTCTCAACAAACAAAGCAGCCGTTCGCACTCAATATTTTCCATCACAATTCACATTAAGGAATGCACTCCAGAGGGCGAAGAAATGATTAAATGCGGGAAGCTGAATCTTGTAGACCTCGCTGGGTCTGAGAACATTTCACGCTCTGGTGCAAGAGAGGTATGGCACAAAATTAATTGTCTAAATCAATATAATGATGTAAAGCACATGCATATGGTGAGTTCCTTGGGATGTTATTTTACGAACTGGATCTTATTGCCACAATGTCCAtcaagtttgtgtttttagctTATTTAATCTTTACACAGAAACTTTCACTTGCAGGGCAGAGCAAGGGAAGCTGGGGAGATAAATAAAAGCTTACTTACTCTTGGTCGTGTCATTAATACTCTCGTTGAGCACTCTGGTCATGTTCCGTATAGGTATTACttatatatttaatcaatatCCCTGGCTGTTCTTGACTATATTTGCAGACCTCAGAAAGTAAATTTTATTACTATGAAATTGTTTGGAATATCAGGGATAGTAAACTTACAAGATTACTGCGAGACTCCTTAGGAGGAAAAACAAAGACATGCATAATTGCTACTGTGTCACCCTCCATCCATTGTTTGGAAGAAACACTCAGCACCTTAGATTATGCACACCGTgccaaaaatataaagaacaaACCAGAGGTCAGAAATTTGTTCAATCCCTGTTCTCATAGACGATAAAGTTGAACTGTCAGTAAAAAAATGATGGTCCTTGTTATGGTTTTTCGTTGCTTATTGTTTCAGGTCAATCAAAAAATGATGAAATCTGCTTTGATCAAGGATTTGTATTCTGAGATTGATCGGCTCAAGCAAGGTTGTTAACTGATTCTAGCATTgatatgctctctctctctctctatctctccaaAGATTTTTTCAATGGACCAATTATTTAATGATTTTCTATAGTTAGTTTGCTTGAGGCTAAATTGTTTGGCATGTTTCTTATGTTCATTCAGAGGTATATGCTGCCAGAGAGAAGAATGGAATCTATATACCACGAGATCGTTATCTTAGTGAAGAAGCAGAGAAGAAGGTCTTATTCTTATCATTTAACTGAATTATGGATTGCTTTTCTACATAAGTGCACAGTTGGCTGGTTACTCACCTCATTAACTCTTTATGTACCCTAGGCAATGGCTGAAAAGATAGAACGGATGGATCATGATTCTGAATCCAAAGACAAGGTATTTCCATAAAGATATTCCTTTCTTTTTGAATAATATTGATGATAGAACGGATGGATCATGATTCTGAATCCAAAGACAAGGTATTTCCATCAAGATATTCCTTTCTTTTTGAATAATATCGATGACAGGGTGGGAACTAATATACATGTTACGTTATGGCCTAAGAGCAGCAATTGCTGGAGCTTCAGGAACTTTACAGTTCTCAGCAACTTTTGGCTGTAGAATTGGGcgataaacttgaaaaaactgAGGTAATACATTTGTACATTTGTGATATTAACTTACAGAGTCGGCATTTGTTCTTTCTGCTCTTATCCTGAGTAAATTCAACACTTTATACTTCAGAAAAAGCTTGAGGAAACTGGACATGCACTGTTTGATCTCGAGGACAAACATCGACAAGCAAATGCGACCGTCAAAGAGAAGGAATTTCTGATAGTAAATCTTCTCAAATCGGGTGAGTAAAGTTCCTGGTATTACCATCTACATATTCAGACCATTTCATCTTACCTTAGttatagggaattgttattggcactccaaaattctcattctacactccaaactttctatatttagaaagaaaaaatacacttgtgaggagtgtagagtgagatttttggagtgccaaaaaCACTTCCCTAGTTATATAGCTGACATTAGGGTTAATACTACACTAGCATATTCAAGTATATGCATATATTAAATCTCATGCTAGATGGTACACTTAAATGtcttttttttactattagtCTACTGTTTGCTTCCAGAAAGATCACTTGTCGAGCGTGCATTTGAGCTGCGAGCAGAGCTAGAGAATGCTGCATCAGATGTGTCCAGTTTATTTGCTAAAATtggtttgtattttattttgcatATTCTTCTTGGATCTCCCTCAAAACTTGGGTTATTTGTTTCTGACCATGGCTAGTTTCGTAGAGCGTAAGGACAAGATTGAAGATGGAAACCGGATACTAGTCCAGAAATTCCAGTCCCAATTAACTCAGCAGCTTGAAGTCCTGCATAAAACCGTGGCAGTTGCAGTGACACAACAAGAACAGCAATTGAAAGATATGGAAGAGGACATGCGGTCCTT
This window of the Malus domestica chromosome 03, GDT2T_hap1 genome carries:
- the LOC103421709 gene encoding kinesin-like protein KIN-5D isoform X3; translated protein: MEGGARKKNGEFPSDAGVIPRAVKQIFDILEAQVAEYSMKVTFLELYNEEISDLLAPDENMKFVDDKSKKPIALMEDGKGGVFVRGLEEEIVCTANEIYKILEKGSAKRRTAETLLNKQSSRSHSIFSITIHIKECTPEGEEMIKCGKLNLVDLAGSENISRSGAREGRAREAGEINKSLLTLGRVINTLVEHSGHVPYRDSKLTRLLRDSLGGKTKTCIIATVSPSIHCLEETLSTLDYAHRAKNIKNKPEVNQKMMKSALIKDLYSEIDRLKQEVYAAREKNGIYIPRDRYLSEEAEKKAMAEKIERMDHDSESKDKQLLELQELYSSQQLLAVELGDKLEKTEKKLEETGHALFDLEDKHRQANATVKEKEFLIVNLLKSVYCLLPERSLVERAFELRAELENAASDVSSLFAKIERKDKIEDGNRILVQKFQSQLTQQLEVLHKTVAVAVTQQEQQLKDMEEDMRSFVSTKAGATEELRGRLGKLKNMYGSGIKALDGIAGDLEGNSQSTFSHLNSEVSNHSSALEDLFKGIASEADALLNDLQGNLHNQEEKLRAFAQQQRETHARAVETARSVSKVTVDFFKTLDLHASNLTQIVEEAQTANDKKLSELEEKFEECAANEERQLLEKVAELLTSSNARKKRLVQTAVKDLRESATSRTTKLQQEMSTMQGSTSSIKAKWTLHMETTESHYHEDTSAVECGKKGMEEVLQNCLKQASMGAEQWKKAQGSLLTLEKRNVSSVDSVVRRGTEANQALREKFSLAVSTALEDVDVADKNLLSSIDHSLQLDREACGNLNSMIVPCCGDLRELKGGHYHNIVEITENAGKFLLDEYVVDEPSCSTPRKRSFNLPSVASIEELRTPAFEELLRLFWDGRSAKQQANGDLKHITGAYEAAQSIRDSRVPLTAIN
- the LOC103421709 gene encoding kinesin-like protein KIN-5D isoform X2 gives rise to the protein MDSSQSQQRRGGLVSLSPSQTPRSSDKSVRDLRSGDSNSTNRHEKEKGVNVQVLVRCRPLSEDEMRVHTPVVISCNESRREVAAIQNIANKQIDRTFAFDKVFGLASQQKELYDQAVAPIVNEVLEGYNCTIFAYGQTGTGKTYTMEGGARKKNGEFPSDAGVIPRAVKQIFDILEAQVAEYSMKVTFLELYNEEISDLLAPDENMKFVDDKSKKPIALMEDGKGGVFVRGLEEEIVCTANEIYKILEKGSAKRRTAETLLNKQSSRSHSIFSITIHIKECTPEGEEMIKCGKLNLVDLAGSENISRSGAREGRAREAGEINKSLLTLGRVINTLVEHSGHVPYRDSKLTRLLRDSLGGKTKTCIIATVSPSIHCLEETLSTLDYAHRAKNIKNKPEVNQKMMKSALIKDLYSEIDRLKQEVYAAREKNGIYIPRDRYLSEEAEKKAMAEKIERMDHDSESKDKQLLELQELYSSQQLLAVELGDKLEKTEKKLEETGHALFDLEDKHRQANATVKEKEFLIVNLLKSERSLVERAFELRAELENAASDVSSLFAKIERKDKIEDGNRILVQKFQSQLTQQLEVLHKTVAVAVTQQEQQLKDMEEDMRSFVSTKAGATEELRGRLGKLKNMYGSGIKALDGIAGDLEGNSQSTFSHLNSEVSNHSSALEDLFKGIASEADALLNDLQGNLHNQEEKLRAFAQQQRETHARAVETARSVSKVTVDFFKTLDLHASNLTQIVEEAQTANDKKLSELEEKFEECAANEERQLLEKVAELLTSSNARKKRLVQTAVKDLRESATSRTTKLQQEMSTMQGSTSSIKAKWTLHMETTESHYHEDTSAVECGKKGMEEVLQNCLKQASMGAEQWKKAQGSLLTLEKRNVSSVDSVVRRGTEANQALREKFSLAVSTALEDVDVADKNLLSSIDHSLQLDREACGNLNSMIVPCCGDLRELKGGHYHNIVEITENAGKFLLDEYVVDEPSCSTPRKRSFNLPSVASIEELRTPAFEELLRLFWDGRSAKQQANGDLKHITGAYEAAQSIRDSRVPLTAIN
- the LOC103421709 gene encoding kinesin-like protein KIN-5D isoform X1: MDSSQSQQRRGGLVSLSPSQTPRSSDKSVRDLRSGDSNSTNRHEKEKGVNVQVLVRCRPLSEDEMRVHTPVVISCNESRREVAAIQNIANKQIDRTFAFDKVFGLASQQKELYDQAVAPIVNEVLEGYNCTIFAYGQTGTGKTYTMEGGARKKNGEFPSDAGVIPRAVKQIFDILEAQVAEYSMKVTFLELYNEEISDLLAPDENMKFVDDKSKKPIALMEDGKGGVFVRGLEEEIVCTANEIYKILEKGSAKRRTAETLLNKQSSRSHSIFSITIHIKECTPEGEEMIKCGKLNLVDLAGSENISRSGAREGRAREAGEINKSLLTLGRVINTLVEHSGHVPYRDSKLTRLLRDSLGGKTKTCIIATVSPSIHCLEETLSTLDYAHRAKNIKNKPEVNQKMMKSALIKDLYSEIDRLKQEVYAAREKNGIYIPRDRYLSEEAEKKAMAEKIERMDHDSESKDKQLLELQELYSSQQLLAVELGDKLEKTEKKLEETGHALFDLEDKHRQANATVKEKEFLIVNLLKSVYCLLPERSLVERAFELRAELENAASDVSSLFAKIERKDKIEDGNRILVQKFQSQLTQQLEVLHKTVAVAVTQQEQQLKDMEEDMRSFVSTKAGATEELRGRLGKLKNMYGSGIKALDGIAGDLEGNSQSTFSHLNSEVSNHSSALEDLFKGIASEADALLNDLQGNLHNQEEKLRAFAQQQRETHARAVETARSVSKVTVDFFKTLDLHASNLTQIVEEAQTANDKKLSELEEKFEECAANEERQLLEKVAELLTSSNARKKRLVQTAVKDLRESATSRTTKLQQEMSTMQGSTSSIKAKWTLHMETTESHYHEDTSAVECGKKGMEEVLQNCLKQASMGAEQWKKAQGSLLTLEKRNVSSVDSVVRRGTEANQALREKFSLAVSTALEDVDVADKNLLSSIDHSLQLDREACGNLNSMIVPCCGDLRELKGGHYHNIVEITENAGKFLLDEYVVDEPSCSTPRKRSFNLPSVASIEELRTPAFEELLRLFWDGRSAKQQANGDLKHITGAYEAAQSIRDSRVPLTAIN